Proteins co-encoded in one Gracilimonas sediminicola genomic window:
- a CDS encoding endo alpha-1,4 polygalactosaminidase, whose protein sequence is MTDHTPFGVCYAKVTPEQVQNYRMVIIEPDFYTKEEMEALRATGTKVIAYVTLGEVDTNRWYYPRLAEIGFLGKNENWNSFFIDLESTEARRVILTEVLPAITEKGIDGLFLDTVDAVAPTTDRAHLQPYMVQLIEGIRQRYPGLSIIQNAGAFLLEETGDDVDAFLTEALASDYDFENKKYRIRSAAEFNDRLEYLNHYSTQSGKPYFIVGFADSDTKRRQIKARLDTLGRPYFISNIGLSELPVQPDSVANTLKSGSS, encoded by the coding sequence ATGACAGATCACACTCCATTTGGCGTTTGTTATGCTAAGGTAACACCGGAACAGGTGCAGAATTACCGCATGGTAATTATAGAGCCCGACTTTTATACCAAAGAAGAAATGGAGGCTTTACGTGCCACCGGCACTAAGGTCATTGCCTATGTCACACTTGGAGAAGTGGATACCAACCGCTGGTATTATCCCCGTTTAGCCGAAATCGGTTTCCTGGGGAAAAATGAAAACTGGAATAGTTTTTTTATCGACCTGGAAAGTACTGAAGCCCGGCGGGTCATTTTAACAGAAGTTTTGCCTGCTATCACGGAAAAAGGGATAGATGGTCTGTTCCTCGATACCGTTGATGCTGTAGCTCCCACCACGGACCGTGCTCATTTACAACCCTACATGGTTCAGCTGATCGAGGGAATCAGGCAGCGATACCCCGGATTGTCAATCATTCAGAATGCGGGAGCTTTTTTACTGGAAGAAACCGGCGATGATGTTGACGCTTTTTTAACTGAGGCCCTCGCATCCGACTATGACTTTGAGAATAAGAAGTACCGGATACGGTCTGCTGCAGAATTCAACGACCGGCTTGAATATTTGAACCACTATTCCACCCAAAGTGGTAAGCCGTACTTTATTGTAGGTTTTGCTGATTCTGATACCAAAAGAAGGCAAATCAAAGCTCGCCTGGATACTTTAGGGCGCCCATATTTTATTAGTAATATTGGTTTGAGTGAACTTCCCGTTCAGCCCGATTCAGTTGCCAACACCCTGAAATCCGGGAGCTCATGA
- a CDS encoding HD-GYP domain-containing protein, producing the protein MIKDVRSYIHTVGNRLSKAFSMEAFGTEQQLEFWELSAEHLSRKKSPSFGDIVNWMDLLYRAPVHFVYRLQGDKLVLDRRHVLTRNILRDKNEEQEPHKQSPQQKEYIKDFEYQLQNLEKKMSMDEVFKEQGITSHSIGQCEHIPLFKKDGEQWGIYCAGPYTKSPDQITPKLSIVGRLLANWLITLDDEESNPQREYEQKIDDVVSDLGSGKLNTEGIAQIMLRYVVHGRKVESGCIVEFTPGGHKLLASIGMKEKVAGYFTAEGEKALFKDSDDKLSATEFGQEFLKQWGKQVDVEYFNGEHQSGFLMVEKTDNAGKLDVTGLLEEIGLSLANLFDYRYKNELFSDQLMDGYYKMLRAIEQSREKTRFHTPRMVAFVQRFGMFFGLEDDEMEIITKTAKLHDIGYVGAISIEPGKTIGGELSHPLIGANLVEQLSIHRDVLEGIKTHHEWVNGNGSPSGLKSESIPWTGKIIGLFEFVVDFVETYAGDDSKTDEEWLELLSKNLMERADVEFDMVLIPTAIQLLQALGWQECMRLGVEE; encoded by the coding sequence ATGATTAAAGACGTTCGAAGTTACATACATACTGTGGGCAATCGGCTTAGCAAGGCTTTCTCAATGGAGGCTTTCGGAACCGAGCAACAGCTTGAATTCTGGGAGTTATCGGCTGAACACCTGTCGCGAAAAAAAAGTCCCTCATTCGGCGATATCGTAAACTGGATGGATTTGCTGTACCGGGCACCCGTACATTTTGTGTATAGATTGCAGGGCGATAAATTGGTGCTCGACCGGCGACATGTGCTTACCAGGAACATACTACGTGATAAAAACGAAGAACAAGAACCTCACAAACAATCACCACAGCAGAAAGAATACATAAAAGATTTCGAGTACCAGTTGCAGAACCTGGAAAAGAAAATGAGCATGGATGAGGTGTTTAAAGAGCAAGGGATAACCTCACATTCCATCGGACAGTGCGAACATATTCCCTTGTTTAAAAAGGATGGAGAACAGTGGGGGATATACTGCGCAGGTCCGTACACAAAAAGCCCCGATCAAATCACCCCAAAACTATCGATTGTGGGGAGATTACTGGCCAACTGGCTCATCACCCTCGATGATGAAGAGAGTAACCCACAGCGCGAATATGAACAGAAAATCGACGATGTGGTTTCGGATTTAGGCAGCGGGAAGCTGAATACGGAAGGGATCGCCCAGATTATGCTGAGGTATGTAGTCCATGGCAGAAAAGTAGAATCCGGTTGCATCGTAGAGTTCACCCCGGGCGGACATAAGCTGCTTGCATCCATCGGGATGAAGGAAAAAGTAGCCGGTTATTTTACGGCTGAAGGAGAAAAAGCCCTCTTTAAAGATAGTGACGACAAGCTCTCAGCTACTGAATTCGGACAAGAGTTTCTAAAACAGTGGGGCAAGCAGGTTGATGTTGAGTATTTTAACGGAGAGCATCAGTCCGGTTTCCTAATGGTTGAGAAAACCGACAATGCAGGGAAGCTTGATGTTACAGGATTGTTGGAAGAAATAGGGTTGTCGCTGGCTAACCTCTTTGACTACCGCTATAAAAATGAGCTTTTCTCAGATCAGCTTATGGATGGGTATTACAAAATGTTACGCGCCATCGAACAAAGCCGGGAGAAGACCCGTTTTCACACCCCACGAATGGTTGCTTTTGTGCAGCGGTTCGGAATGTTTTTTGGGCTTGAAGATGACGAGATGGAGATCATCACCAAAACAGCCAAGCTTCATGACATCGGTTATGTGGGGGCTATAAGTATTGAGCCGGGTAAAACAATTGGAGGTGAGCTTTCGCACCCTCTTATTGGAGCCAATTTGGTTGAGCAGCTCTCGATACACCGCGACGTGCTTGAGGGAATAAAAACTCACCACGAATGGGTAAACGGAAATGGCTCTCCTTCCGGATTGAAGTCTGAAAGCATTCCGTGGACCGGGAAAATTATCGGCTTGTTCGAGTTTGTTGTGGATTTCGTAGAAACGTATGCCGGTGATGACTCCAAAACCGACGAAGAATGGCTCGAGTTATTATCGAAAAACCTGATGGAACGTGCCGATGTGGAATTTGATATGGTATTGATTCCAACGGCCATTCAGCTTTTACAAGCTTTGGGCTGGCAAGAATGTATGAGGTTAGGTGTTGAAGAATGA
- the pelF gene encoding GT4 family glycosyltransferase PelF produces MSKDKPYVLFETEGSYPYSGGGVSTWSHILCTELVEKVDFELLAITGNPYVETRYRLPENIRRITHISLWGVDEPSDYYDDRRPFSYQIEKKSRVSKKVVNTYFKPIFEDFIECLFDPYTDVKRISDILYGLWKYFQYYDYKQTLRQPLLWTGFKQSLINNFEASDLSYNEQPRVFDITFGMRWLYHFLMPVAAPISDEIDVTHATLAGFPALISIAAKYEKGIPSMVTDHGVYMRERLINVGQADMPFFSKKLLVDLSTMVSRAVYYTADQISPVTTANKEWEKRFEAAEENIIPIYNGVNTDLFKPTPKPRQTQGVPTVIAVAQVFPLKDIETMIRAADIVRKEIPEVQFKVYGSLEVDKEYVARCKELVSELQLEDTFHFGGFHDQPSMIFNEGDISILTSISEGFPYTVIESMSCARPVVATDVGGIRDALEGCGILCKPRDPQDIAKGVVTLLNDDDLRLELGRKARDRVLLTFTTEKSVNAYYDSYMKLAANERTPWKERVQVKSVLKLLDHVKEEEFEYA; encoded by the coding sequence GTGAGCAAAGACAAACCATATGTGCTGTTCGAGACAGAAGGTTCATACCCTTACAGCGGTGGCGGTGTGTCTACATGGTCGCATATCTTGTGCACAGAGCTGGTAGAGAAGGTAGATTTTGAACTGTTGGCCATTACCGGTAATCCCTATGTTGAAACCCGGTATCGACTGCCTGAAAACATACGAAGGATAACCCACATATCACTGTGGGGAGTTGATGAGCCCTCAGACTATTACGACGACCGCCGTCCGTTTTCTTATCAAATTGAAAAGAAGTCGCGGGTATCCAAGAAGGTCGTCAACACCTATTTCAAGCCTATTTTTGAAGACTTCATCGAATGCCTTTTTGATCCCTATACCGATGTAAAGCGCATCAGTGATATCCTGTATGGGCTTTGGAAATACTTTCAATACTACGACTACAAACAAACCCTGAGGCAGCCTTTATTGTGGACCGGGTTTAAACAGTCGCTCATTAACAATTTTGAAGCGTCTGATTTGTCGTATAACGAACAGCCCCGGGTATTTGACATTACCTTTGGTATGCGCTGGTTGTATCATTTTTTAATGCCTGTTGCGGCACCCATTTCTGATGAAATAGATGTTACCCATGCAACCCTGGCCGGTTTTCCGGCATTAATCTCTATTGCCGCTAAATATGAAAAAGGCATCCCAAGTATGGTAACCGATCACGGGGTATATATGCGGGAGCGGTTGATCAACGTAGGGCAGGCCGATATGCCTTTCTTTTCAAAAAAATTACTTGTTGATCTTTCAACTATGGTAAGCCGGGCGGTGTATTATACGGCCGACCAGATTTCGCCGGTTACAACGGCTAACAAGGAGTGGGAAAAACGGTTTGAGGCAGCTGAGGAAAATATAATACCTATCTACAACGGGGTGAATACGGATCTGTTTAAACCAACTCCAAAACCCAGGCAGACACAGGGCGTTCCAACCGTGATCGCCGTAGCCCAGGTTTTTCCCTTAAAAGATATCGAGACGATGATTCGAGCTGCTGACATTGTTCGAAAAGAGATCCCGGAGGTACAATTCAAGGTATATGGTAGTCTTGAAGTGGATAAAGAATATGTAGCCAGATGTAAGGAATTGGTTTCGGAACTGCAGCTGGAGGATACTTTTCATTTTGGGGGATTCCACGATCAACCCAGTATGATTTTCAATGAAGGCGATATCTCCATTTTAACTTCCATCTCGGAAGGGTTCCCGTACACCGTAATTGAATCAATGAGCTGTGCCCGTCCGGTTGTGGCGACCGACGTGGGAGGGATACGGGATGCTCTTGAAGGGTGTGGAATTTTATGCAAGCCCCGCGATCCGCAGGATATTGCAAAAGGGGTGGTTACATTGCTGAATGATGATGATTTACGGCTTGAGCTGGGCAGGAAAGCCCGGGACCGTGTTTTGCTTACATTCACCACCGAAAAATCGGTGAATGCGTATTACGACTCCTATATGAAGCTCGCCGCCAACGAACGTACGCCCTGGAAAGAGCGTGTTCAGGTAAAATCGGTGCTGAAGTTGTTAGACCATGTGAAAGAAGAGGAGTTTGAGTATGCCTGA
- a CDS encoding DUF3492 domain-containing protein, translating into MKVLLIIEGTYPWYRGGVSEWVYRYLSHLQEFDFTILQIATDEFQGLNPSEALYPLTDNISDFIRISPPEPGSDTSAYLEHWYNQSLSSYTLSDSDFDLVHVTNTGFAGWLGSRFANQTDTPLLLTEHAIYWKEIEMGAVALECGYKIPEGSRDKINMMSSFKELALYTYKNAEQVVTVSESNIPYQKELGATDIKYIPNGIPASWLRSEKSRADRPVIGWVGRCAEMKNPLAFFELVDGFRGQSITPKFRMLLSDANENELEKQVRSVCRDYPEVECIWNQPAKNFFSDFDFLSITSHNESQPLVMLEALAHKALPVGFRVGDLTEKYGLVSSPGSSLESLAGKITRLWNNRQHFNRYVNTRFDRVKENHTWEHIFSDYEALMMNMSRVEEAAEE; encoded by the coding sequence ATGAAAGTTCTGCTCATTATAGAAGGGACCTATCCGTGGTACAGGGGTGGCGTAAGCGAATGGGTGTACCGCTATTTGAGCCACTTGCAGGAATTTGATTTTACAATCTTACAGATCGCTACGGATGAATTTCAGGGATTAAACCCTTCTGAAGCACTGTATCCATTAACCGACAATATCAGCGATTTTATCCGGATTTCACCTCCTGAACCGGGAAGTGACACTTCGGCTTACCTGGAACATTGGTACAATCAGTCGTTGTCGAGCTATACACTTTCGGATTCAGATTTTGATCTTGTACATGTAACCAATACCGGTTTTGCCGGGTGGCTGGGTAGTAGATTTGCTAATCAAACAGACACGCCGCTTCTATTGACAGAACATGCCATTTACTGGAAGGAGATTGAAATGGGAGCGGTTGCGCTGGAATGCGGATATAAAATTCCAGAAGGCAGCCGTGATAAAATCAATATGATGTCCTCTTTCAAAGAACTTGCTTTATACACTTATAAGAATGCCGAGCAAGTGGTTACGGTTTCCGAATCGAATATTCCATATCAAAAAGAATTGGGCGCAACGGACATCAAATATATCCCCAACGGAATCCCGGCTTCCTGGCTCAGATCGGAGAAAAGCAGAGCGGATCGGCCGGTAATTGGTTGGGTGGGGCGATGCGCAGAAATGAAGAATCCACTTGCTTTTTTTGAGTTGGTGGATGGGTTCAGAGGGCAAAGTATCACTCCTAAATTTCGAATGCTTTTAAGTGATGCCAATGAAAACGAGCTTGAAAAGCAGGTTAGATCTGTTTGCAGGGATTATCCGGAAGTGGAATGTATTTGGAACCAGCCAGCCAAAAACTTTTTTAGTGATTTTGATTTTTTGTCGATAACCAGCCACAACGAATCTCAGCCACTGGTAATGTTAGAGGCTTTAGCTCATAAGGCGTTACCCGTTGGGTTTCGTGTAGGTGATTTAACCGAGAAATATGGTCTTGTATCGTCCCCCGGTTCTTCTTTGGAAAGCCTGGCGGGAAAAATAACAAGGCTTTGGAATAACCGGCAACATTTTAATCGGTACGTTAATACCCGTTTTGACCGGGTAAAAGAAAATCATACCTGGGAACATATTTTTTCTGACTATGAGGCATTAATGATGAATATGAGCCGGGTGGAGGAAGCTGCAGAAGAGTGA
- a CDS encoding response regulator has protein sequence MNYKVLVIDDDEPIHFMIKNLLKNEFTVLNAHNVQEAIDILSEKDVNLILSDIHMPGISGLEFLESIRLDEKKKKIPVLIMTNLPTIEKEQKAYDLGAADFIKKELLNNDRERVLEIIRMKIVTDIRITGLDEDQSKKKDRLVMKLMETAISGSFSDTVETLGNGLNEIISNKFTGFWMVQNDQSKLLYLGSKNSIKPDNVTDISGQKSFELLKETKEAYMTNHVFNDEKGFFVDFSKKEDLPAEITVPLFAISERELLMNNMNVPADAPMFGVLLMKRSVLFSSTEFELVSRLIKQSGSILYRLYKKANS, from the coding sequence ATGAATTACAAGGTTTTAGTTATTGATGATGATGAACCTATTCATTTCATGATCAAAAACCTGCTTAAGAACGAGTTTACCGTTTTAAATGCCCACAATGTGCAGGAAGCCATTGATATTTTATCTGAAAAAGATGTCAACCTGATTCTTTCTGATATCCATATGCCGGGAATTTCAGGACTGGAATTTTTGGAGTCCATTCGGTTGGATGAGAAGAAGAAGAAAATTCCCGTTTTAATAATGACGAACCTGCCAACGATTGAAAAAGAGCAGAAGGCCTACGATTTGGGTGCGGCTGATTTCATCAAGAAAGAACTTTTGAATAACGACCGCGAGCGGGTGCTTGAAATAATCCGAATGAAGATTGTAACGGATATACGCATCACCGGGCTGGACGAAGATCAGTCTAAAAAGAAAGACCGGCTGGTTATGAAATTGATGGAGACGGCCATTTCCGGTTCGTTTTCTGATACCGTAGAAACGCTGGGCAATGGATTGAATGAAATCATTTCGAATAAATTTACCGGCTTCTGGATGGTGCAGAATGACCAATCCAAATTATTATATCTGGGGTCTAAAAATTCAATAAAACCGGATAACGTTACCGATATAAGCGGACAAAAGAGCTTTGAGCTCCTTAAGGAAACCAAAGAAGCCTACATGACCAATCATGTGTTTAATGATGAGAAAGGTTTTTTTGTGGATTTCTCCAAGAAAGAAGATTTGCCCGCAGAAATTACGGTACCGTTGTTTGCGATAAGTGAGAGGGAGTTGTTAATGAATAATATGAACGTTCCGGCTGATGCCCCTATGTTTGGCGTACTGCTAATGAAACGGTCGGTGCTGTTCTCATCTACTGAGTTTGAGCTTGTCTCCAGGTTAATTAAACAATCGGGATCTATTCTATATCGGCTATACAAAAAAGCGAACTCCTGA
- a CDS encoding hybrid sensor histidine kinase/response regulator — translation MKPEESLILIVDDTPANLRLLSHVLTKEGYEYIEASNGHEAIELAKKHEPDLILLDIMMPDISGFEVVKRIKANQLLEDTPVIFLSSLSDTEDKVQGFKYGGVDYITKPFQKEETLARIKTHLQIRSLQKQLNERIKILREREIELSRLNQKKDDLVRTVSHDIKNPLTGIIGLVKLMRDSDKITAEEQTQMLSVIEESGTNLLNLVREVLDRESKKIEPEELEYSTVSITELFERVVSMNKAKSVVKNVKLDYSVSPAGIKLEADQTKIEIAVNNLVSNALKFTPSGGEVAVHAIQNNGSLEIRVQDTGIGIPVKLQEDLFTNPNQPSRNGTNGEVGTGLGLDIVQLYVELHEGKIWVESELDKGTTFFISLPLEEKLA, via the coding sequence TTGAAGCCAGAAGAAAGTTTAATCTTAATTGTAGATGATACGCCTGCCAACCTTCGTCTGCTATCTCATGTACTGACGAAAGAGGGCTATGAATATATTGAAGCCTCAAACGGACATGAAGCCATAGAGTTGGCAAAGAAACATGAACCGGACTTGATTTTGCTCGATATCATGATGCCCGACATTAGTGGGTTTGAAGTGGTCAAGCGAATTAAAGCAAATCAACTGCTTGAAGATACTCCGGTTATATTTTTAAGCTCGCTATCAGATACGGAAGATAAAGTACAGGGATTTAAATATGGTGGAGTGGACTACATAACCAAGCCCTTTCAAAAAGAAGAAACCCTGGCCAGAATCAAGACACACCTGCAAATTCGCTCCCTCCAAAAGCAGCTTAACGAACGGATTAAAATTTTACGAGAACGTGAAATTGAGTTGAGCAGGCTGAACCAAAAAAAGGATGATTTGGTACGAACGGTAAGCCACGATATAAAGAATCCACTTACCGGAATTATCGGGCTGGTAAAACTGATGAGGGACAGCGATAAGATTACAGCAGAAGAACAAACCCAAATGCTTTCTGTCATTGAAGAAAGTGGAACCAACCTTTTGAATTTGGTGCGGGAGGTTCTTGACCGGGAGTCAAAGAAAATTGAGCCTGAAGAACTGGAATACTCAACCGTGTCAATCACGGAATTATTTGAACGAGTTGTTTCCATGAACAAGGCAAAGTCGGTGGTTAAAAACGTAAAGCTGGATTATTCCGTGAGTCCGGCCGGTATAAAGTTGGAAGCTGATCAAACTAAAATAGAAATAGCCGTTAACAACTTGGTATCCAATGCCCTGAAGTTTACCCCTTCAGGGGGAGAAGTTGCCGTCCATGCAATCCAGAATAATGGCAGCTTAGAAATCAGAGTGCAGGACACCGGTATTGGGATCCCAGTTAAATTGCAGGAAGATTTATTCACCAATCCCAATCAACCATCCAGAAACGGGACCAATGGCGAGGTTGGAACCGGACTTGGTTTAGATATCGTGCAGTTATATGTTGAGCTGCATGAAGGAAAGATCTGGGTTGAGTCTGAATTGGATAAGGGCACCACGTTTTTTATTAGTTTACCTTTAGAAGAAAAGTTAGCATAA
- a CDS encoding PspC domain-containing protein: MADKIRTKQASRTGTASLEFNDFELNSTMQEFLKEEEKDTGKSIWNIATISGMVMLFLAITFLVQWVGLPIGEGLANFVSDAIVGLPIIGGALITLVGFGFFVGDRKRARKIKKARKKAKAASSGSYTDIPGSESSSYSSNAKLNNALDSKSSSGKSTSYSGIDSYGYRHSKRLMKSRSDKKWAGVCGGLAKYFGISATVVRFIFVAAFFMGWGASLLVYFGLSLAMPKEPVEMMDDFDY; the protein is encoded by the coding sequence ATGGCTGACAAAATTAGAACAAAACAAGCATCAAGAACCGGTACCGCATCTCTGGAGTTTAACGATTTTGAGTTAAACTCGACCATGCAGGAATTCCTTAAAGAAGAGGAAAAAGACACAGGCAAAAGCATTTGGAATATTGCCACCATCTCGGGCATGGTAATGTTGTTTTTAGCTATTACTTTTTTGGTGCAGTGGGTTGGGTTACCGATTGGCGAAGGTCTCGCAAATTTTGTGAGTGATGCTATCGTAGGCTTACCCATTATTGGTGGAGCTTTGATTACACTGGTAGGCTTTGGATTCTTTGTTGGAGACCGAAAAAGAGCACGTAAAATTAAAAAGGCCCGAAAGAAGGCCAAGGCAGCATCTTCAGGCTCTTATACAGATATTCCCGGTTCAGAATCAAGTTCCTATTCCTCAAATGCCAAATTGAATAACGCCCTTGATTCAAAATCTTCATCCGGTAAGAGTACATCATACAGCGGTATCGATAGTTATGGATACCGACACTCTAAAAGACTGATGAAATCCAGGTCTGATAAAAAATGGGCCGGTGTGTGCGGAGGACTGGCAAAGTATTTTGGTATCAGCGCTACAGTTGTTCGGTTTATTTTTGTAGCAGCATTTTTCATGGGATGGGGGGCCAGCCTGTTAGTTTATTTTGGCCTTTCTTTGGCGATGCCTAAGGAACCGGTGGAAATGATGGACGACTTTGATTACTAA
- a CDS encoding 5-formyltetrahydrofolate cyclo-ligase produces MSAISQKKQELREKVLAERQQIAAREWKKKSEKIISSLTNADFFKKSKTVHTYISMDQRREVYTDGLLEDILNGSKRAVVPVTNFEDGTLTHSEIRSLSDLKKNKWGVAEPKHITTVNVEELDLIIVPMAAADRAGNRLGYGKGFYDRFLREAEAIKVGLVFDAFLFDEIPIEEFDEKLDVIISEKEVIFA; encoded by the coding sequence ATGAGCGCCATTTCCCAGAAAAAGCAGGAGTTAAGGGAAAAAGTATTAGCTGAAAGACAGCAAATTGCGGCACGGGAATGGAAGAAAAAATCAGAAAAGATTATCTCTTCGCTTACAAATGCCGACTTTTTCAAAAAATCTAAAACGGTTCATACCTATATATCTATGGACCAACGAAGGGAAGTTTACACCGATGGCTTGCTCGAAGATATTTTAAATGGAAGCAAAAGAGCCGTGGTGCCTGTCACCAATTTCGAAGACGGGACTTTAACCCATTCGGAGATCCGTTCACTTTCTGACCTGAAAAAGAACAAGTGGGGAGTAGCAGAACCAAAGCATATTACTACCGTAAATGTGGAGGAGCTTGACCTTATTATTGTACCCATGGCTGCTGCAGACCGAGCCGGAAACAGGCTGGGATATGGCAAAGGGTTTTATGATCGTTTTTTAAGAGAAGCCGAGGCCATTAAAGTAGGATTAGTGTTTGACGCCTTTCTGTTTGATGAAATACCCATCGAAGAATTCGACGAAAAATTGGATGTGATAATTTCGGAAAAGGAAGTGATTTTCGCGTAA
- the bshC gene encoding bacillithiol biosynthesis cysteine-adding enzyme BshC, whose translation MDLSGCSFTELSYSTLFTTYINDYDKLSSFYEFNPLDEADIERRAKVLSGARQKDAYIEALRKYHDELGISSSQTDQLKKLGKEDALVVVTGQQLGILGGPMFTIYKTMAAILLARNYEEKLGRPVVPVFWLADEDHDFDEIAWTGITGRKDFTKIHLNEEGSGKPVSDELVTGRIEELKSKVKEELFDTDFSEALWSQINEHYKEGKAHAQAFAGLINQWFAEEGLLIAGSNFAPVKKLLNDEFSASISKADVIYEAIEKKSSELENDFHRQVMNGDSNLFYLSETEGRQKLNREGKGWKAGKKSWTEEELLEEIQERPEKFSPNVFLRPVIQDTLLPTLGYVAGPGELAYYGQMKDFYKQFDLQMPPIIPRFSATIIESGISRIVEKLPFSFCEYGKRIEDLESEFIEQTDTVDIEQVFGDWKQKLEDSAEEPLQVINEIDPTLDGTVGKTVAGFGNELDKLKGRVYRSIKKQEEIQLNRIEKIKVNLFPDGGLQERAVSPVYFMNKYGVDIWNELLAEIEKEGLDLTKHHLIEL comes from the coding sequence TTGGACCTATCTGGATGTTCGTTTACCGAACTGTCTTACTCAACGCTATTCACAACCTACATAAACGATTACGATAAACTCAGTTCATTTTATGAGTTTAATCCTCTGGATGAAGCTGATATCGAAAGAAGAGCTAAAGTCCTCTCCGGAGCTCGACAAAAAGACGCTTACATAGAAGCACTGAGAAAGTATCATGATGAACTCGGTATTTCCTCTTCCCAAACCGATCAGCTGAAAAAACTTGGTAAAGAAGATGCACTGGTTGTAGTGACAGGCCAGCAGTTGGGCATATTAGGTGGACCTATGTTTACCATTTATAAAACAATGGCGGCTATTCTGCTTGCCCGAAATTATGAGGAAAAGTTGGGCCGGCCCGTTGTTCCTGTATTTTGGCTGGCAGATGAAGATCATGATTTTGATGAAATTGCGTGGACAGGCATAACCGGCAGAAAAGACTTCACTAAAATTCATTTAAATGAAGAGGGAAGTGGAAAGCCGGTTTCTGATGAATTAGTTACCGGCCGGATTGAAGAACTGAAATCAAAGGTTAAGGAAGAACTTTTTGATACTGACTTTTCGGAAGCTCTTTGGAGCCAAATAAATGAACACTATAAGGAAGGTAAAGCCCACGCCCAGGCATTTGCCGGATTAATAAACCAGTGGTTTGCTGAAGAAGGGCTGCTGATTGCGGGGAGTAATTTTGCCCCGGTTAAAAAATTATTGAACGACGAATTCTCTGCCAGCATATCGAAAGCGGATGTTATTTACGAAGCCATAGAGAAAAAAAGTTCGGAACTCGAGAATGATTTTCATCGGCAGGTGATGAATGGTGATTCCAACTTGTTTTACCTTTCTGAAACTGAAGGCAGACAAAAGCTTAACCGGGAAGGGAAAGGATGGAAGGCCGGTAAGAAAAGCTGGACCGAAGAAGAACTCCTTGAAGAAATCCAGGAACGGCCTGAAAAATTCTCTCCCAATGTTTTTCTGCGCCCGGTAATACAAGATACGCTGTTACCAACTCTTGGGTATGTAGCCGGACCCGGTGAATTGGCCTACTATGGGCAAATGAAAGACTTTTATAAACAATTCGATCTGCAGATGCCTCCCATTATTCCAAGATTCAGCGCCACTATTATAGAGTCGGGAATTTCGAGAATCGTGGAAAAGTTACCGTTTAGTTTTTGTGAGTATGGCAAGCGCATTGAAGACCTCGAATCCGAGTTTATCGAGCAAACCGATACCGTAGATATAGAGCAGGTATTCGGCGATTGGAAGCAAAAGCTGGAAGATTCGGCCGAAGAACCCCTTCAAGTTATAAATGAGATAGATCCCACTTTGGATGGTACCGTCGGGAAAACGGTAGCCGGATTTGGCAATGAGCTTGATAAACTGAAAGGCCGCGTATATCGCTCCATTAAAAAACAGGAAGAAATTCAGCTAAACCGTATTGAGAAGATTAAAGTGAATTTATTCCCGGATGGAGGATTACAGGAGCGAGCAGTTTCCCCGGTTTACTTCATGAATAAGTATGGGGTTGATATTTGGAACGAACTGCTTGCTGAAATTGAGAAAGAAGGGTTGGATCTGACTAAACATCACCTGATTGAATTATGA